The window aacgtaTGCCATGGTAGAATAGATTGGTTGCCCCTTCGTGGACCGCTCCTTCATGGATTCTCACAACTGAGATCTTTGTGGTCTTAGACCCTTCATGGGTAGTCTCTATCAATGTGGATGTAAGATAGCACATCCAAAACATAGGAAATATCTTCATTGAGATAACCCGTGTTTACGTATCTCTAATTGTACTTGTTTACTTTCACTTGGATGTCTTTACATTATGTTGCCTATAATATTGTTGACTTGCATGTGTAGCGTGgttgatagattggtagaaaagtcTGAAATTGCCAtggaaatttgaattttgaaaaagAATCTATCTTTTGTTTTAGTAGTCTATTCACCCCNNNNNNNNNNNNNNNNNNNNNNNNNNNNNNNNNNNNNNNNNNNNNNNNNNNNNNNNNNNNNNNNNNNNNNNNNNNNNNNNNNNNNNNNNNNNNNNNNNNNNNNNNNNNNNNNNNNNNNNNNNNNNNNNNNNNNNNNNNNNNNNNNNNNNNNNNNNNNNNNNNNNNNNNNNNNNNNNNNNNNNNNNNNNNNNNNNNNNNNNNNNNNNNNNCATACTTATCGATCCTACATTGCACCATAACCCAAACGGACTACATGAGCATGCATCCTTGGCCAGATTAGAAGCCAAGACCGGGGAGTGTGAAGCACCTATTTACATTTAAAAGAATCATTTTCATGATTTCACAATTTCTCACTTTGAAATCCTTCCGGTTCGCTACACAACTCCTATATAAGGGAGCGGGGTATAAAGTTTTAGAAGTACCAAAATACAACATCAACAATCAACACAGAGACCATAGATTCTTCTTTAAAAAAATACTACATCCGTTAAAAAATATAAGAAGTTTTGGTAGGCCAGAATATCCTATCAAAATGTCTTATATTTCGACACTGAGGTAGTATCACTTAACTAATTCACCCATAGGGATGTTCTCGAGAAGCATGTTCAATTAGTTTCAATATAATTTATTCTACCACCTATGGGAAAAATAATATCTGTATCGAATACGCACAACTTCTAGAAACTATTTCAACAAATTAATTTTCCATATGGAAAATCCTTTTCCTTCATATATATTTTATCATCTATGGGAAATCTTTTTGTGCGTAAAATAATATATTCATGCATATGAAATAAAATGTTTCCATTAATATGATTGACCGTGGTCATGTGCCAAATAAAACACAATGTGATATAAATATATTATATAGAATAATATCCCTTCAGGTATATTTAGTCTATGAAATTTGTTAATGGGTCTCAAacaaaaaaatcatgttttttttGTGAAGTACTCAGATCTATTATAGAAGTTCGTCGGAAGTACAAAGTATTTCACGTGAGTTGGTCTATGTTTTTTGTACATGAGTCATCCCTTTTTCCGGAAATTCAACAACCCTTTATTAATTTGTGATCAAGATAGCATCATTTACAAGTAAAGAGGTGATGCACAAGGGGCATCATCAAACCAAGTGCTAGAGGGTGAAAATCTAGCAGTCCTAGCTAGTTCATAAGCAACTGAATTTCCCTTTGTATGGCAGTGTTCAAAACGAACATGCGAGAGATCTCGCGCCATAGGATAGCGGTCATCGAAATTGCAGCAATTCCCTTAGTATATATCtatacccccaccccccacccccaccccgacAAATATCAGTCAAATAAAATGTTCACACAACTTCAAAGATTATTTCTGCAAGAAAATATGTTNNNNNNNNNNNNNNNNNNNNNNNNNNNNNNNNNNNNNNNNNNNNNNNNNNNNNNNNNNNNNNNNNNNNNNNNNNNNNNNNNNNNNNNNNNNNNNNNNNNNNNNNNNNNNNNNNNNNNNNNNNNNNNNNNNNNNNNNNNNNNNNNNNNNNNNNNNNNNNNNNNNNNNNNNNNNNGAAAATATGTTCCATATCAAAAAAAATCTTTCATAAAAATATGTACCACCGTCCGTTATAATACGTTCATCTATTCAAGGAAAAAAAATTCACATGACATTGGAAATGTTTCATATTGCACGAACAAATATGATAAACTCACTCGTGTTAACTATATTTCTGTGAAACAAAAGCATGACAATCAAAACAAAAATATAGACCGTAAACAAAAATTAGTTATTTCCTGGAAAATTTTAAAAATAACATTAGTGAGATATTGTATTGTTGAAACACATGCAGACTAGGACAAAAGAAAAAGGGGAATCGGAAGGGGAAAATGGGAAAAATGTTATCCAAAGAAAACAGAAAGTAAACTACATGTGTCGAAGGAAAACGGAGTTTGCGGGAGCGTTCCAAATTCAGTTGCAAGAACCTCCAAATAAACGCCAACAAGAAAGAAATGAGCATTACTTGCGCGCTTTGCACTCTTATCTCTTGCCTCTCTCAATCCATACATGTAGCTGCTTAGCTGCAGATCATGGACACTATCCTTGCCCATTAGGCCAAGAGATTGAATCAACGACCAATAAACTATCAATGGCATCCAACCATCGTCGCTTCCTCCTCTCCGGCGCCGTCTTGCTCTCGGTcctcgccgccgcggccgcccTGGAGAGCGTCGAGGACGAGTGCCAGCCAGGGGTGGCCTTCCCGCACAACGCGTTAGCCACCTGCCACACCTACGTGATCAAACGGGTCTGCCACCGCGGTCCCAGTCGGCCCATGCTGGTGAAGGAGCGGTGTTGCCGGGAGCTGGCGGCCGTCCCGGATTACTGCCGGTGCGAGGCGCTGCGCGTCCTCATGGATGGGGTGCGCGTGGAGGAGGGCCACGTGGTGGAGGGCCGCCTTGGTGACAGTCGTGACTGCCCGAGGGAGGCGCAGAGGGCGTTCGCCGCCACGCTGGTCACGGCGGCGGAATGCAACCTGCCGACCGTCTCGGGAGTCGGTAGTACATTTGGTGCTACCGGCAGATTGATGAAGATTGAATTGCCCAAGTACTGAAGCGAAGTACTCTACTGGCAGATGGAATACTGTATATAGAATAAAAGTACTCAAGTGAAAACAAAGCTTGTGAGCTGTATGCGTATGATCTATGGTGTGGACTGTTAAATTGTTGTCGGTTGATGAATAAAAAGGGTTGGAACAAATTAAATTGTGATCGGTTCATGTACATGCACTGCTGCGGAAAGTACAGATTTGATTGCCACATACCACTCCGAACCACGAGTCTGTGATTACTGATTAGCATATTGGATTCTCTAACTCGTCTAAGTAAGAATTATATAACCCTCATCAAACATCTGCAGCATCCGATATGAAGCATTCTACATTGCAGGCGCCGGTTATTACTTTTTCTGAAGACCAGCAGAGTGAGGGAAAGTGCGACACACCAGGAATCgaaattgttttttttttttgaaagatccagcgtaGCTGGCTTTTCATGTTGATCATAGCAGAGAGCAATGGGTAAACTGAAAATACATGAAGAAGATCGAAACGATCAAAGGATTAAATTGAAAAACATGGTTTGGAaccagagaaaaaaaacaaaacacTAGCTCAGCTCAGCCTATCCCTTCTggtggcagcgtgaatgggtgcatcAGGCATGTCGCTCCGGCCTGCCTCCATAGATCAATGCCTCGCCTGATGGCCTGCAAAAGTTCTCTCCCGGATGCCTCTTTGTTCCTGAAAGTGCAGTCGTTCCGGTGCCTCCAAATTTCCCAAGCTGCTAGCATCGTGAGGGACTTTATGCCCTTTCTGAACTCTGGTTTTGTGCCCTCCACAATGCTCATGATCCGATCGGTGCTGCTTTTGGTTTGGCCATCAGATTGCATACTCAATGCTTCACAGCCCGTCCAAAGTGAGAGGTTGTTCCAAATTGTGATGGTGAAAGGGCAGGACCAGAAGATGTGGTCAACCGTTTCGAGGTTTCTGAAACAAAACTGACAGAAGTATGCATTGATGATCTGTGGGTATGTGGAGGTAAGGTTCGCTTGGAATTGCGCCCGATAAGCCGAAGCAGCAGTGTAGCAGCCGATAAGGTTCGCTTGGAATCGAAATTGTGATCTCTTTGTTTAGAGCTAACTCCACTAACCACTACCCCATCCCCGCCCCTGGTGCATACAAACAATCTTTCCTCCTTTTATACGTACAGAAAATGCCCCCAATGTTTTCTGCGGGATTTTTCCTTCCCTTTTTTAGTttcctgtttcttttcttttcttaaatGCGTGAAATGTTTACAAATGGATGATTTCTTTtgtaattcatgaactttttatttAAATCAATGAAGTTtttttttaaattcgatgaactttttccaaattcgatgatttttttcaaattcaatgaatttttttcaaatttgatgaactttattagaaatcgatgaacttttttcaaaatccatgattttttataaaatcagtgaacttttttcaaattggatgaacctttttttaaatccatgaacttttttcaaattcgacgaTCACTTCTCAAAAATTGAAGAACTTTTTAAAAAATGATTATTATTTTTCAACTTTGTGAACCTTTTTTTAAAAGTGATGAATTTTTTCCAAATCGATGAACGTTTTTCAAATGCATGATCGTTTAGCTCGTGAACTCTTATTAAAATTCGCCAACTTACTCCAAATTTCATGAACTATTTTCaataaacttttttcaaaattcatgaaatttttcaaatcgatgaactttttttctgaTTCTTGAAGTTTTCTCAAGTTCACGAACATTTTTCATTTCCGCAAACTTTTTCCAATTTCTACAAAccttttttttaaaattcatggtTGTTTTCACTAGTTTAAGGAATTTATTTTAATTTCATGTTTTGCTGTCATATAAATTATGTTGGGTATATAATAGTATATGTTAACTAAAGAAAGGGCCAAATAGTACTATTTCCTTAGAATGGACAAATAAATTAGTACGGTCTAGTGGTTGTTGGCTACACCCAACTGTTCCCATCTGTGTTATTCCCACTAATTGAAGTGAGGAATTAACctgtttattttttttatttttttctgtgttTCAAAGCAGCTTACTAGGCCGCCCCACGAGGAGGGGTGCTTCAGGTTTTGCTTCAGGAGGAGTGCTTCAGGTGCCAGTTCCCCAAGTGGCGCTGAAGGCGCCACACAGGAGCTCCCCATTTCTCGCATTTGCCATTTCTGCTTCTGTGTTGGGCTGTTTGGGCTTTCTCTGTTTTCATTCATTTTTAGGCAGCTGTTTCATTTGGATTTTATGTATATTGGGCTGAGGTGTTTTTATTAGTTCCAGAGGTAGTGGCTCAGAACATATTACCATAAATATAGGACTTCGTTAACGCCCAGATGTTCGGAATTTAACGATGGAAAATCGAACGTTTTCGATGGCAATTTTAGCGACGCAAGGATGAAAAGTTTAGTTCGCAAGCATGGAAAAATCATGTGTAGTGTATTTTCTGCCAGGGAATTGCCGTGTGTGTCGACAAAACTTGTCATCCTCGCATCACTAAAATTGTCTAAAAAACGTTCAATTTGCCATGGTCAAATCCTGAACTTTTGGGACTTATCATTTCCAtaaatatgagagagagagagagagagagagagagagaggagagtaaGTAAGAGAGCGGTAATTTTCAGTAATGTGGGCTATATGGAGCAACAAAAATAAGTATACTCATTCAAACTAAAAAATACTTTACTTATGAGAAAATGTACCAGGTAATTCCTATTTGACGGTAGTTGCGTCAAACTGTCACCAAAAGACACAGGCCGAAGCGAGGGAACGAGTTAGATAGATGGCCCGGCCCAATTAGGTATAACACATCCGGTTTTAGAAACTTCTAGAAGGTTTTGATTTGGTCTTTTTTCCTGTTATATTAACGGTTTTACTTCGGTgttttttgaattttcttttttcctttcctgTTGTTTTTTCAGTTTCGTTTTCTTTTCTACATATGTTTACAAAAATcaaaattgttcacattttttaTTAAatgtcaaaaaattcaaaaaaaatatttagAATTTCAAACAATGTTAATGTTTTATAAAAACATCTTCAAAAATTCAAGAGTGATAGTTTTTCTgaaaaatgttctcaaactttcAAAAATGATTGCATTTTTCGGAAATGTTCTCAAAATTTAAAAAATGGTTTTGATTTTTtcattatttaaaaaatgttaaaattTCCAAAATGTTtgtaattttcaaaaatattcacaTTCTTACAAAATATTCAAAAAATCAGATTtacttttgaaccttttccaaaaatggtctaaaaatttcaaaaaatgtccgcCTTCCAAAAAAATATTTTACAAATAAATTGTTTCATGTGATTTTGAAGAAAAGGGAGAGAAAACCCATGGAAAACGTAAAACCCACTAGGAAAAATCACTATGGTGTCCAAGCCGCAATAATACTCAGTCTACCTAATCGCTGGACTCGACCTTGTCACTGCATAAGGAGCGCTGAATGGGCCAGCGTGCTCGCTCGCTACTCGTCCATTTGACGCAGTTAGTATCAAATAGAAGGTCCAATTCAAGccaatttttttcttcaaaaaagagGTTTAAACCTTCGGCCTCTGCATCAATCAATGCATTCAatcatctttattaattattcaacaaAGGTTTGACATGAACATACATAAAGCCACCCTAAACCACCACTCGCACCTATAAACTCAATAATATGGAGTGCTTTCACTCCCCATATCTAAAACCGGTGTCGTCGCCGATCCATCCAAATAATGTATCGGAATCTACAGCCGGTGCAGCTAACCTAAAGCATACACCACATGCACATGTTTTAGAAGTCGCCATCATCATCGAAACGATGACTCATCTTCAAGAGATTTACATCATCCTTACTTGTCTGGCCATCCATCGTCGTCGCCACGGCGCCCAACGACACCATCTCCCTACGCGCCAACAACTGAGCATGTCGCAGTCGCCGCCGGTACACCGCAGCATCATGCCGCCAAGTACCACTATCCGACATAGCTTGAAGTCTCTAGAAGATCTGTCGTGTGTAGCACCTGCCGAAAAGGCATGACATAGCGTAGGACCTATCGCCCAAGCATGACTTGACATATCCActaaagctccgtgcaagacgaagccgctccacctcctgcttctatcttccaacaccgctccacaaacgatgctgagACACGACACCACAACGCCGCCATTGTCCGATCTGGAAAACCAGATCCTAGAATCtcccccggagcagcacgagtgggtcgacagtagttacacgacgatgccttcatcaaggtaatggCGCAGAatgccgccatcgcccgccgtcggCTCAGTTTTCACTGGCAACTATGTCTCCTCGACTCGCAACCAGGACAAGATGACAGATCTCGAGATCCGACCACCCGCATCAGGTCGACCACCTCTGACGGaggagatgaccaccaccgccaAGCCCAGGGTCGCCGCCCCGGGCACCCATGTGACGCAGATCAAGACCAGGAGCGCCACCGTGATCCGAAGCCGAACCGGAGGTTGAGCAACTATAGCATCTTCTACAATTGACTCATAGGAATCATCGCAATAAAGGATGTCTTCCATCATGGGATTCCATAATGAATAATTGGGAGGATCAAGTCTTATCAAGCCACTTATCATAATGCGTTCTTCCATAGCCATTGTGAGCAAAACTTGCAGCAACAATCAACAAACCGGGATTGACAAACCTCTGGAGCAACCAAAGCTCTGACAACACTCCATTGGAAATTAgcatacacttgatgatgatctcataAACTGCAGCAAACTAAACTAACTTCAGCACCACCTCTACGCACTAATTCACAAATCATTTCTCTGACACACAGAAGGAAACATACACATCAACATATATGGAGTAAGTTTGGTCACCCGAAACTTAGGACGAAACTTAACACTTCTTTTGAATTTCTCTAGCATGACACTACACATCAGACATCCATACTCAGATGTGTTTGGTGCTAGGTGAACCACATAGAACAACAACACACTAATTTTAGGTAAAAAAAACTCCGAGTTGGGGTAAAAACCACTAGCGGATCAACAATTTCTTCTCCGTGTAGCACCGGAGGCTCTCGTACATCAAGATTTCGCTATCTTGGATGATAACAACAAGATTTGTGGCTCGGGAGCTAGGGATTGAAACAATCTCATCAAATATGGTAGAATCACATATTGAAGGAGACATGGTAGTGTATCTGGACTTCACAACCTTGGAAACAAGATCACATTGCTTCGTGGCAAGCTCTTACTTCaatctccctctctttccctttctctcttggtgttctcttcttcttctccaatgGAGACTATCCTGATTTTCGTCACCCTTGGTGGTAGTTACTAGATAGGAGGCTTAACCTCTCCCTTTTCCCTTGTGCAAAACCAAAATGACCCTATGTCACAACCCTAATGCGTAGTGAGTTTTAACATAGCTTTTAGGCCACCTAAAGGCTTCTATCCCACACTAGAAGGATATCCCAACACACTAAACAATGCAAAATGGGATCGATGGCATATGATGCACCATCGAATATAGTTTTTATGCGTCACTGATATGTGGAGAGGAGGGGAATTATAGGTGCATAACATAAGCCTGAGTTACTGGAAGTATCTAAAACTtcctccttactttttgctccacaTCAATCACGTGTTATAGATACTTATGAGCTTTCTCCGCCCTGCTATGGACACTTCTCTTTGGTAGGAGCTTCTTCAGAAATATCTTAAACTTTGCTGCCTCACGGAAATAGTTGTGGATAAAAGCCTATGAAATTACAGTCATGTTCTTTTCGACTTATGTCCCCTTAGCTTTTCTCGAGTTTTTTATGAAAAGTTTATAATGCTCCTGGATTGTAACTGTGTGATGTTTAACTTATGCACGTGATTGATCAGGCAAGTAGGCACCTTAGGCCAACTCTAGCTGATCCCCTATCTGGCTTAGAGGAGTAAAATTTTGGTTTTTACTCCTCTATGCCGCACCTAGCTGAACTCCTAAAATATACAAGGGAGTATATTTTTTACTCCCCCACCGAAAATTCCATCCAAGCCGCCTAAGTATACTCGACCTTCCGCGGTCGAGTAAAAGTTGTGTGCCTCTTTCACCCGCCCCTCGTGGCTCTATCCTTCCCACCGCTGCCTCCTCATGCGCTGTCGTCGCCGCCGATGACCGACCCCATCGCCGGAATGGACAAGCAAGACCCTTCCGCTACCCCGCCGGCCATCGCCGCTGGCTTGGCGCCGCCAAAAACCACCCCCATGCCACTCGCGCCGAAAATATGTTGGGGATGAAAAAGCTCCACCTGCCACAAGCAGGCTCCAACCGCGACAAAGGCCGCCTAGGTGGAGATTGCCTCTCACTCGTGGGGAGATCTTGACCAAAAGGGAAGGCTCTCTTtgaaatggtggtggtggtggtggccgagggGAAGGTGGGGTGGTGGTGATGGCGGCGGCCGAGAGGATGGTGGTGTTGGTGATAGCGGCCAAGAGGATGGTGGCGGTGATGGTGGCCGAGAGGATGGTGGTTGTggcggcggtgatgatgatggccgagaggatggtgatggcggcgatgATGGTGGCCGAgaggatggtgatggtgatggcggtgatgatttcttcggcgaggacTTTATTTGAGTTTGTGCATGTCATTTGTTGGCTCGATCCACAACATACACATGTTATGTTTGTGATGATTTTGGATTAAAGTTTTTGTTTGAAGTGATGCCTTTTGGATGAATTACGCATGTTTTAATTTGAAAATCACGATGATGAAACTATATGCTTGTTAACAATTATGATATGCATGTTTTAATTTGAATGTTTTTATGATATACATTATGAAGTGTTTGAAGTTCATGCGGGGACACAAAACTTatgcaaaaataaaaaaattactccACTAAGTTTAGGGGATAGGCTAGGTGCGACCACCTTTATAGAGAAGCAAAAGTTTGCTCCACTAACTTTACTCGAGCGGGTAGATCACCAGGAAACAGAGGTTCTACTCGGTAAAGCACGGACCCTCCCGACCCCCGCGTCCCTCCTCGAGGCGACATGGGGGGAACCCCTGACTCGCCGCCGGCAGCCACCCCACATCCCTTCCCTCCCCCTCGCCGCTGTCGTGCGCCGCTGCCGGGCAAAGCCCCGGCAGGGCAGGTGGCGGCGGGGCCTCTCCTCGGTGCGGCCCCCCACTCCATGGCCATGGCGCGATGCTCAGTCGACGGTGGCGTTTGGCGGCGTGGTGCTGCGAAGGCCCAGCGGCGGCTCGgcgcagtggctgtgggggtggtgTGCGCCCCGTCCGGCGGTGCTGCCTGCGGTTGCGATGGCCTGAGGGCTCGGTCCCGTCCCGGTCCCGCCCTTTTTggttctggatctggatctggacgaCCGGGGCTCGGGCGTTGCTGCCGGCAGGCGTGGTGACGCCGGGCCTCCATGGCTGTTGGGCACGGTGGTGGTGCTGGCGGTTGCGATGGGGGCTCAgtgtggtggtggtcgtcggcggaGCACA is drawn from Triticum dicoccoides isolate Atlit2015 ecotype Zavitan chromosome 6B, WEW_v2.0, whole genome shotgun sequence and contains these coding sequences:
- the LOC119325969 gene encoding alpha-amylase/trypsin inhibitor-like, producing MASNHRRFLLSGAVLLSVLAAAAALESVEDECQPGVAFPHNALATCHTYVIKRVCHRGPSRPMLVKERCCRELAAVPDYCRCEALRVLMDGVRVEEGHVVEGRLGDSRDCPREAQRAFAATLVTAAECNLPTVSGVGSTFGATGRLMKIELPKY